The genomic interval TGCAGTATTGCTGGGGATTCTCCTGCTTAAAGTTTGTCCTCTTAAAATTCTTGTTTTAGTCACTAACTGGCCCAGGTTGGTcctctaaagcctggtttatacttctgcgttgaatcaatcCTATGCTGTAGGTCTGCATAGCCCTTTTTCGATGCAGAAGCCTACGCCTGTAGCCTGACATGCACCCCCTCCAAAATGAATCTACACTTTGAAAcaacgtggaccgcaagccctgtgattggtcctctgGAAGGCATCGTATTTCCTGcgtttacagcacttctggaatTGCCTTCCAGTGGCcgtacatttcatctcctctgatgtcacctcttccctgtaatcattgctgtgtgataaacatgtatcagctctaaatcaACATGACACGCTCTGAGTGGCTGTGAAGAAGCAACCAGGAAACATAGCAGGGTGTCGGCagttgtttacaaagaaatataagagaagaaatatatattgcaactgtccatatctgagaattgaaataaaatgatagttatttaaattttgagttcaatccagttttcttgaaaaacgttagagaatcgtgagtgaatcgtatcgtaaACCAAAAATCGTGATTTGAATCGAATCACTGGTTGAGTGTATCTTTATCCCTACAAACCAGACTTCAGTGTATGACAGCATCacagaaaggatccctgcaGGGTTAGACCTTGTGCATCTTTAATAAGGCCTTTTAAGATCCTGAAACTTTACCATAGGACGTAGGAGTTGCTGTTCTACCTCTGCCTTGAGGAGTTAGTTTgattgtggtgtttttttttttgacacaaaCAGATTTAAACACACTCTGCTCTGAGCATCGAGGCAGCAGGAGATCAAGAACTCCTGTATTCTTGGAGCCAAAATAAGCATGCATGTAAATGCATTCTGGTGGTTTCTAAGAGAGCAATAAAATGTCTAATtctggttttaaaggtgacatatcacgcttttttcatcaacatatattggtctaagaggtccccaaaacatgtctttaaagtttatgctaaaaaaaaccactttgaaatcagattttggtctgcctgaaaagccctcttcttcagtcctcctcagaacagtctgttttctctctgaccacgccccctcaggaagtggatgttccttggctgtccagcacattgatctaatgtttacatgttggctgaatatacacggctgctcagagatcgtgttacttcaaccctctgaatctgatcctgacggagaggcgcctgcagcaggacctttctgaaccattggtcacagatttagtgtttcttgttgttttatttgtcagtatgtcgacgtgtgtcttggtacacagctacagctacgacatgtagctatgtggctatgctaactagcgctagcacttatccatgacaaataaaaatcatccactagatcttcaaatctgcagacgtggcgagtcaaagcgacctttgtgtttattaagacagcctacaactagcatgcctccctcctaagctccttgttagcacacatgtgtgcagggaatgaaaaacggaggaggggttgagttgtattttatacagtctatgggctgaacaagctccgagctctgacttcctgttatagatcggatggcgttgtgacgtatgaaaaacactgaaaactgaaacggctcgtttcacacacatttacagaaaggtggagaaatcagaacaggggcagaatggattcttttcattacaggggggtttgtagacagggacacatatttcaggtagagaaccattaaaaagtccattttgcatgatatgtcacattTAAGTAGAGCAACTTATTTTATCTCTAAGGTTGAAGCTGCAGTTAATAGGTCTGTTTAGAGGCTTCAGGTTGATTCAGTCATCTGATGCTGTCTGACCATGATTAAAATCAAGGTTCCCCTGTGATACATGCgttctttatttgtttctgttGAGTTAAAAGTGATGTTATTGATCTGATCTGgctttttattcattctttttcCTTGTCTTTTTATCTTCAGGCACAAAAGCAGGAAGTCACCATCGAAACTTTACAAACTGACCTGGATCAGACCAACGAGGAGCTGGACAAACTGAACACCGCCTACCTGGAAGAACGAGCCCAGCTCATTCACGATCTTCAAAGCTGCGAGCGTGAAATCGACAGCCTCAAAGACGTCCTCGTGGAAAAGGACAAAGAGATCACGACGCTCGCTGGTAACATGGCCGAGTACGCAGAGCAGATCACCGTGCTGAAGCAGGAGATCAAACTCAAAGAAGAGAGCCTGGTTCAAGTAGAGAACGCGCTGAGCAAAGCAGAGCGGGAGGCCATGATTATGAGAGAGTCACAGAGCTCAGACCAGCAGGCTCTGGACGGCAGGATGACGGAGCTGATCGGGAGCCTGAAGGACGCTGAGGCGGAGCTGAACACAgtcaaagaagaaagagagtcCAAAGTGAGCGAGGTGGAACATCTGATAAAGCAGACGGAGGAGGACAAGATAACGATCCAGGAGCTGCGAGGAGAGCTCCAGAAGCAGGCTGTGAGCCAGCGTAATCATCTCTCTGAATGTGAATCACACATCTCGTCTCTGAAGGAGCAGCTGACGTCATCCAacctgaagctgcaggagtCAGACGGCCTCGTTGTGCAGCTCAAGGACAAAAACTCTGGCGGCGAgcgactgcagcagcagctcagcgaGAAAGAGCAGGAGCATGAAAAAGAGCTGAAAGCTTTCAAGGAGGAGCAGAACGAACTGATAGCACAGCTGGAGAAATACAAGAACGACATGCAGACGTTATCGATGAGCGAGGAGCAGGTCAGGAAGGAGATGCAGGTGAAACTGGAAACCATAACATCTCTGGAAACTCGGCTAAAAACAAGTGATGAACAAGCCGAGGATGAGAGGAAGAAGTTCAACAACGAGATGCAAGAGCGGGTTTCAGAGAACGAGAAACTGAGCAGTGAGCTTCAGAGTAAATCTGAAAACATCTCCAAACTTAAGAATTCATTAAAGAACATCAAGACTGAGAAGAAGCAGCTGCAAGAGAAACTCACAGGGCTGAACGAGGAGCTcgagctgcagaagaagaacgaAAAGCAACTTCATGAAAAGGTGGAATCAGCTCTCGAGCTCAACTCCAGTCTCCAGAATCAAGTGCAAGGCCTCACGGAAGAGAAGGAGACTCTTGAGAAGGAAGTAGCTGAAAGCGTCAAATCTATGTCAGAGGTTAAAGGTGAGAAGGATTCCTTACAAGACAAGATATCTGCGCTGGAAACACAGCTGtcacaaaatacaacaacaatccagcagctgcagaaagagaaagaggagctgaCGGTTCAGACTCAAGAGTTAAACAGAGTCCTGGAGCagagctcaaactcaaactctgaGATCCTTCTGGAGAAAACGAACGAATGTAGTCATcttcagcagctcctcaggGTCAGGGAGGAGACGGTGAcgcagctgcaggagagagttcACAACCTGACCTCTGAGGTGgagcagctccagcaggacGTGGCAGAAAGAGAGCGGACTCTGAGAGATCAAACTGAGGCTCAACAAAACGAGAAGACGCAGCTTCAGGAGACTCTGTCGCTGCTGCGAGAGCAGGAGAGCGGTCTGAAGGCCGGGCTGATGGAGAAGGACGCAGAGCTGAAAGAGAAGCAGAGCGAAACGACAGTTCAGAGTCAGCTGGTGTCCAAACTACAAGCAGAAACTGAGTCACTCAAAGGAGAACACTCACAGCTTCAGCAGCAAatcaaagagaaggaggaaatgttgaagaaagtgaagcagcagtgtaaaaaacacaaagaagagctGAACGAGAAAAACAAGGCGGTTAAATCTCTGAGCCAACGAGTCGCAGGGATGGAAGAAAATGCACGAAAGCTGGAGtcagaaggagagaagagagaagcagagacgTCTCACTTGAACAGTCAGATCCAGGCTGTGACCGAGGAGAGCGAGAAGCTCCGTGCTGCATGTGAATCCAGAGAGAAGGAGCTTTCTCTGCAAGCTGAGGCTCTGTCAGACCTTGACCGACAGCTCAAAGCTACACTGGAAGAAAACTCCAGTTTCAGCTTGAAGATAAACACGTTGACAGAAGCGGGTCAGAAACTACAGAAGGAGCTAGATCAGAACGTCAAATCAGTGTCAGAGCTCACAAACGAGAGGAGTTTACTCCAGGAGCAGAAGTCTGAGCTGGAGATTCAGAGCGCAGAGAGTAAGAGAACAATCGAAGGCCTGctgaaggagaaggaggcgcTTACTTACGCTGCAGAGGAGTTCAAGAAGATCCTGAAGGAAAGTGAAGAGTCCAactctgcaggtctgctccagaAAACAAGTGAATGTGCCGATCTGTCCAAGACGTTACGAGAGAGAGAAGAGCAACTCCAGAGTCTACAGACGCAGGTAGACGGCTTCAAAACCCTCGTGGATGAACTCAGTGAGTCTCTGAGAGAGAAGGAACAAACCGTGTCAGATCTGAGAGCACAGATGGAAGCTCAGCAGAAccagctcctgcagctccagGACACCGTGTCCATGCTGCAGGAGCAAGGATCCGTCCTCAAGTCAGGGCTGATGGAGAAAGACGTTCTGTGTCAGCAGAGAGCGGAGGAGTGCGGTGTTCTGCAGAACGAGGCCACGCAGCAGAAAAGCTTCCTCTCACAGCTGCAAGGCGAGGTCCAATCCCTCAGGCGAGAGTGTTCGGAGGCAAAACAGCAGAtcgagcagagagaggaggctttcaatgaagttaaaaaagagctgcagactcagagagaggagctgaataAGAGGAACGAGTCAGTGGTCTCACTCAGCGGTCAGCTAGGTGCCATGAATCAGAACTCTGCAGAGATGGAGGTGGAAGTTGTGAACCTGAAGACGGCCGTGCAGAAACTCACTGAAGAGAACAAACAGCTGacgcaggaggaggaagagaagaaggcaGAGATCGTCgattttaaagataatgttCAAGCTCTGAACGAGCAGAACGCAAGACTCAAATCTGAGCTGCAGAAGATCGTCACAGAGCTCTCCAGAGTCCAGAAGGAAGgggaggagctcagaggggaaCTCAGAAGTGTGCACTCAGAGAAGGAGTCGTTTAATGTGACCGTGCAAGGAAAAGACGACTCCCTGAGGCAGCAGGAGGGTttcatccagcagctccacGGCAGGGTCATcgagcaggaggagcagctgaAGCAGAGAGCAGAAGATAACGTCGGGTTGAGCGCGAAAGTTTCACAGCTTGAAGATTCTGTGGCTCAGCTGAGAGGTCAGGTTGACGGTCTGACTTCAGAGTCCTCACAACTGAGAAGCACTttggagagaaaggaagagtcAAGGCTTGAGTTTCAGAGTCATTCTCAGGCAGCTGCTGAAAACCTGAACTCAGATCTACAAACCAAAGAAGCCGAGTGTGAGAGCTTGAAGGAGCAGGTTTCACACCTCGAGGAGTCCGTCACAAAGCTCAGAAACTCACTCCAAGTACAAACAACTGAAGCTGAACGTCTGAAAACGTCCCTCCAAGAAAGAGACGCCTCTCTTCTGGACCAATCAAAGACTCTGCAGGAGATCCAGAGACGAGCAGACGAGGCTTTGCTCTTCAAAACGCAGTTCATGGAAAGCACAGAGCACGTGTCGCAGCTGCAGAATCAGATCCAGAGTCTGGCCTCAGAGTCTGAAAACCTCAAGACGTCAGCGGAGGAAATGCAAAGTGCCTTTAACAACCTTCAGGAGAAATATGCAACAAACTTAGAGGAGCTCCAGGATGTGAGGAAGCAGCTGTCCCAAAGAACAGAGGAGGCGTCCAAGCTTCAGAGAGCGCTGGATGATTCCAGTAAAGAACATCAGACTGCAAAGAGAAGCATGGAAACGCTGAGGGAAGAGTTATCAGAGGTTCATCTGAAGCTGGAGAGAACTGAGAGCCTTAACTCGAGTCTGTCCAAAGAGAAAGATGAAGCGTTCGCCTCCCATCAAAAGAGCGTGTCTCTTCTGACCGTCGAAACAGACCGACTCAAATCACAACATCTGCAAGTCGTGGCACAAATGAACGCTCTGACTGAAAACCTGGAGCAGAGAGAAATGGCTCTCCACGCGATCAACAATCAGTACACATCTCAGGCCAAACACGCGTCTCAGCTGGTCTCAGAGATGCAGAGAGTCGAGGAGCAGAATAAGAGACTTCACGAGGAGATGAGCATGTCCAAGGAGGAGCACCAGAAGCTCCTCACGGCCGTCAGGAACGAGAACACACACTTAAAAGAGGAGGTTAGGAAAGtgtcagaggagagggaagagtgGGTGAGAAGACACCACGAAGAGCGGGAGCAGCAGTCCACCAGCATGAGTGAAACGCTGCAGAGAATGAAGGCCGAGAGGGAGAGCCTGCAAGCACAGGTTAGTGCCAAAGACGAAGAGCTGACTCAGTTAACTCAGAACATTCAGAAGGTAGAGCAGATTCTGCAGGACTCTGAGCAGGAGTGGCTGTTAGTCCTGGATAGAGAGAAGCAGGATAAGAGTCTGCTGACAGAGCAGCTGAGGAGTGTtgagaatgaaatgaaatctAAAGATGTGAAAGTTAACGCTCTGAAGCAGGACTTGGACGGTTTGCAGGAGAAGCTAGCTGAAGCGTCGTCCGCTGTTAGACAGGGCTCGGATCAGCTGAGCGCTAAAGAGTTGGAGGCGTCAGCATCCAGGATTCAACTGGAGAAGGTGTTAGCATCAGTCCAGGAGAAGGATCATATCAACTATAATTTACAGCAGGCTTTAGAAGCTGCAGAACACAAACTAGGGAGTCTTTTAGCCGACTCTTCTTCTGAGAGAGCAGAACGATCGTCTCTGCAGGAGATGATCAAACAAATACAAGAAGGTCATCGGTTTGAGGTTGAGGCTTTGAAACAGgagttaaataaaacagaagcagagctgcagaaaacacaggaagctCAGAGTGAAGGAGTGAGGAGTAACGAAGAGAGAGGTCAACAGGTTTCTCTTCTCCAGGAGACGGTGGAGCGTCTGCAGACTCAGCTGAGCGTCCAAttagagaaagtgaaagaagctGTCGCTGAAGAGGCGTCTTTACGC from Notolabrus celidotus isolate fNotCel1 chromosome 3, fNotCel1.pri, whole genome shotgun sequence carries:
- the si:ch211-220f16.2 gene encoding golgin subfamily B member 1 isoform X1; the protein is MLKWFSGEEGEPGSMGPGSPRANAAAAAGGEVAVEEVTERLAQTEQLVSQLKELIREKDAVLRSKDDQLKVEKETCEAKLSKLRLQNKAKVTSLNAQLEELRKQQGGQGTPTHGKKGSSEGDQASRGKIVLLKKKVEELEQHLAQKVEQLDSKMKEVEFQRQRGEDMDAMLTEKDRKLAEKEAYIVHLQTALAGDQPVAPPTQQKVPEDGGAMLELQMLVQTLTRKVGESEERFSLLQEQADSLKELLDSEKEQYSQKESMYKQNIQTFKDIIIQKDTQLSEINQMHEQELFKLAAKSDASADLEQLLKALKQKLHEKEEVLLGKTQVIDVLQGEVDGRDQQIQELTERLRRLQVERESLESKMEAEKHVMRAQLRDLMEKQRAEVQRMTEQHEAQMAQTQQDLLQQLEEMRRAQATAPPVSQEASGGGNTAIDSASSERIAELQAQAKQKTEEASRSEAKFLKMKAWSKSRIRQLEEELKKSQAGVAPPDLNALRSQITALEEEREENLWKVEQYEELRAKNDMLEAKLVVYEEQQRTLQADLEQFTKRAASQTSESGSADDTQSQVLEWQEMVTEAVSARDRAKEEKAAMALRISHMEEEREALASRQQELEEELAQSRGLGQHRAKKLTAPAQRSLQEDFEFDGQAPFPDPRSTSESTTPMEGENMGGWWPEYSSPDTDGLRSVVEELELERNQLQEQILTLEERCQDLEDRLQLQARIETLQVTFDVDEDEQPFWVSQNESEKLQSQLASVRSQQSRDAEKHQLLVGSLNEQLKGLSNTQECLESSLIEKENTLAKTSEKLELISSLRESLTEKEAQYKDVSDRLLQTEHALESVSTKCSSSEKQRSELKTEVLDVTQKLNVLREKAQKQEVTIETLQTDLDQTNEELDKLNTAYLEERAQLIHDLQSCEREIDSLKDVLVEKDKEITTLAGNMAEYAEQITVLKQEIKLKEESLVQVENALSKAEREAMIMRESQSSDQQALDGRMTELIGSLKDAEAELNTVKEERESKVSEVEHLIKQTEEDKITIQELRGELQKQAVSQRNHLSECESHISSLKEQLTSSNLKLQESDGLVVQLKDKNSGGERLQQQLSEKEQEHEKELKAFKEEQNELIAQLEKYKNDMQTLSMSEEQVRKEMQVKLETITSLETRLKTSDEQAEDERKKFNNEMQERVSENEKLSSELQSKSENISKLKNSLKNIKTEKKQLQEKLTGLNEELELQKKNEKQLHEKVESALELNSSLQNQVQGLTEEKETLEKEVAESVKSMSEVKGEKDSLQDKISALETQLSQNTTTIQQLQKEKEELTVQTQELNRVLEQSSNSNSEILLEKTNECSHLQQLLRVREETVTQLQERVHNLTSEVEQLQQDVAERERTLRDQTEAQQNEKTQLQETLSLLREQESGLKAGLMEKDAELKEKQSETTVQSQLVSKLQAETESLKGEHSQLQQQIKEKEEMLKKVKQQCKKHKEELNEKNKAVKSLSQRVAGMEENARKLESEGEKREAETSHLNSQIQAVTEESEKLRAACESREKELSLQAEALSDLDRQLKATLEENSSFSLKINTLTEAGQKLQKELDQNVKSVSELTNERSLLQEQKSELEIQSAESKRTIEGLLKEKEALTYAAEEFKKILKESEESNSAGLLQKTSECADLSKTLREREEQLQSLQTQVDGFKTLVDELSESLREKEQTVSDLRAQMEAQQNQLLQLQDTVSMLQEQGSVLKSGLMEKDVLCQQRAEECGVLQNEATQQKSFLSQLQGEVQSLRRECSEAKQQIEQREEAFNEVKKELQTQREELNKRNESVVSLSGQLGAMNQNSAEMEVEVVNLKTAVQKLTEENKQLTQEEEEKKAEIVDFKDNVQALNEQNARLKSELQKIVTELSRVQKEGEELRGELRSVHSEKESFNVTVQGKDDSLRQQEGFIQQLHGRVIEQEEQLKQRAEDNVGLSAKVSQLEDSVAQLRGQVDGLTSESSQLRSTLERKEESRLEFQSHSQAAAENLNSDLQTKEAECESLKEQVSHLEESVTKLRNSLQVQTTEAERLKTSLQERDASLLDQSKTLQEIQRRADEALLFKTQFMESTEHVSQLQNQIQSLASESENLKTSAEEMQSAFNNLQEKYATNLEELQDVRKQLSQRTEEASKLQRALDDSSKEHQTAKRSMETLREELSEVHLKLERTESLNSSLSKEKDEAFASHQKSVSLLTVETDRLKSQHLQVVAQMNALTENLEQREMALHAINNQYTSQAKHASQLVSEMQRVEEQNKRLHEEMSMSKEEHQKLLTAVRNENTHLKEEVRKVSEEREEWVRRHHEEREQQSTSMSETLQRMKAERESLQAQEMRMETQTQRSPLGKGIHQEEMSELRSDTERQDTLQAKETAVLAGQSGSDELVSRLEAERSQLHGSLQRCVYEIQQRDQYLMQLNTKLQQAVEEKGTVGAQLRAVSQTLRDTQNRCHWLEGQIQNQAQGSVYAEVAPGAPQEKSNDSMMSETDEAHQFRERLLEVEQSLADERARRETAEEALRLAEDRAKSVGSSSSRDSQRDFSIEMETEEEWDALTLNPNQPLITRKVKGGVVLCRRWLRGRSLYFSRLLTSRARSRYFFLAYLFTIHVLVFMCLTGAL
- the si:ch211-220f16.2 gene encoding golgin subfamily B member 1 isoform X2 — translated: MLKWFSGEEGEPGSMGPGSPRANAAAAAGGEVAVEEVTERLAQTEQLVSQLKELIREKDAVLRSKDDQLKVEKETCEAKLSKLRLQNKAKVTSLNAQLEELRKQQGGQGTPTHGKKGSSEGDQASRGKIVLLKKKVEELEQHLAQKVEQLDSKMKEVEFQRQRGEDMDAMLTEKDRKLAEKEAYIVHLQTALAGDQPVAPPTQQKVPEDGGAMLELQMLVQTLTRKVGESEERFSLLQEQADSLKELLDSEKEQYSQKESMYKQNIQTFKDIIIQKDTQLSEINQMHEQELFKLAAKSDASADLEQLLKALKQKLHEKEEVLLGKTQVIDVLQGEVDGRDQQIQELTERLRRLQVERESLESKMEAEKHVMRAQLRDLMEKQRAEVQRMTEQHEAQMAQTQQDLLQQLEEMRRAQATAPPVSQEASGGGNTAIDSASSERIAELQAQAKQKTEEASRSEAKFLKMKAWSKSRIRQLEEELKKSQAGVAPPDLNALRSQITALEEEREENLWKVEQYEELRAKNDMLEAKLVVYEEQQRTLQADLEQFTKRAASQTSESGSADDTQSQVLEWQEMVTEAVSARDRAKEEKAAMALRISHMEEEREALASRQQELEEELAQSRGLGQHRAKKLTAPAQRSLQEDFEFDGQAPFPDPRSTSESTTPMEGENMGDGLRSVVEELELERNQLQEQILTLEERCQDLEDRLQLQARIETLQNESEKLQSQLASVRSQQSRDAEKHQLLVGSLNEQLKGLSNTQECLESSLIEKENTLAKTSEKLELISSLRESLTEKEAQYKDVSDRLLQTEHALESVSTKCSSSEKQRSELKTEVLDVTQKLNVLREKAQKQEVTIETLQTDLDQTNEELDKLNTAYLEERAQLIHDLQSCEREIDSLKDVLVEKDKEITTLAGNMAEYAEQITVLKQEIKLKEESLVQVENALSKAEREAMIMRESQSSDQQALDGRMTELIGSLKDAEAELNTVKEERESKVSEVEHLIKQTEEDKITIQELRGELQKQAVSQRNHLSECESHISSLKEQLTSSNLKLQESDGLVVQLKDKNSGGERLQQQLSEKEQEHEKELKAFKEEQNELIAQLEKYKNDMQTLSMSEEQVRKEMQVKLETITSLETRLKTSDEQAEDERKKFNNEMQERVSENEKLSSELQSKSENISKLKNSLKNIKTEKKQLQEKLTGLNEELELQKKNEKQLHEKVESALELNSSLQNQVQGLTEEKETLEKEVAESVKSMSEVKGEKDSLQDKISALETQLSQNTTTIQQLQKEKEELTVQTQELNRVLEQSSNSNSEILLEKTNECSHLQQLLRVREETVTQLQERVHNLTSEVEQLQQDVAERERTLRDQTEAQQNEKTQLQETLSLLREQESGLKAGLMEKDAELKEKQSETTVQSQLVSKLQAETESLKGEHSQLQQQIKEKEEMLKKVKQQCKKHKEELNEKNKAVKSLSQRVAGMEENARKLESEGEKREAETSHLNSQIQAVTEESEKLRAACESREKELSLQAEALSDLDRQLKATLEENSSFSLKINTLTEAGQKLQKELDQNVKSVSELTNERSLLQEQKSELEIQSAESKRTIEGLLKEKEALTYAAEEFKKILKESEESNSAGLLQKTSECADLSKTLREREEQLQSLQTQVDGFKTLVDELSESLREKEQTVSDLRAQMEAQQNQLLQLQDTVSMLQEQGSVLKSGLMEKDVLCQQRAEECGVLQNEATQQKSFLSQLQGEVQSLRRECSEAKQQIEQREEAFNEVKKELQTQREELNKRNESVVSLSGQLGAMNQNSAEMEVEVVNLKTAVQKLTEENKQLTQEEEEKKAEIVDFKDNVQALNEQNARLKSELQKIVTELSRVQKEGEELRGELRSVHSEKESFNVTVQGKDDSLRQQEGFIQQLHGRVIEQEEQLKQRAEDNVGLSAKVSQLEDSVAQLRGQVDGLTSESSQLRSTLERKEESRLEFQSHSQAAAENLNSDLQTKEAECESLKEQVSHLEESVTKLRNSLQVQTTEAERLKTSLQERDASLLDQSKTLQEIQRRADEALLFKTQFMESTEHVSQLQNQIQSLASESENLKTSAEEMQSAFNNLQEKYATNLEELQDVRKQLSQRTEEASKLQRALDDSSKEHQTAKRSMETLREELSEVHLKLERTESLNSSLSKEKDEAFASHQKSVSLLTVETDRLKSQHLQVVAQMNALTENLEQREMALHAINNQYTSQAKHASQLVSEMQRVEEQNKRLHEEMSMSKEEHQKLLTAVRNENTHLKEEVRKVSEEREEWVRRHHEEREQQSTSMSETLQRMKAERESLQAQEMRMETQTQRSPLGKGIHQEEMSELRSDTERQDTLQAKETAVLAGQSGSDELVSRLEAERSQLHGSLQRCVYEIQQRDQYLMQLNTKLQQAVEEKGTVGAQLRAVSQTLRDTQNRCHWLEGQIQNQAQGSVYAEVAPGAPQEKSNDSMMSETDEAHQFRERLLEVEQSLADERARRETAEEALRLAEDRAKSVGSSSSRDSQRDFSIEMETEEEWDALTLNPNQPLITRKVKGGVVLCRRWLRGRSLYFSRLLTSRARSRYFFLAYLFTIHVLVFMCLTGAL